A window of Pyrus communis chromosome 3, drPyrComm1.1, whole genome shotgun sequence genomic DNA:
aacccagctttgaaaaactggttttttttcacatctgttttacataaaagtttaccaaacactataatactgttttttttttcaaaagcacttttacaaaaaagtttaccaaacattctgctgctttatttcacagctgcttattctcacagcacagcagaagcagctttttttcaaagcacagcaataccaaaccagtcctAAGTGAGACTAGATAAAACAGAAAACTCAACGTGAACTTATGAACTTATTACAACAATAAATTAACAAACTTAGTCCTAAGACAGTCCCTGCTACCATGAGACGTCATTAAAATAAAGAATATGAACTACCATAACCAGACACCTTTACCACTAAAAAAAACCGAAACACTTACATCCTACCCCAACTAATGTGAAAGATCGAACAAATCACAAGAGGAAAGGCTCTTAGAATTTTCTCCATGTTATTTTAAGTTCAAATGCTTTGAACGCTTGACCATCAGATTCTAGAAAGGTATTGTGGAAATCTACTTATaagtaaaaacaaatatatacatatgtgttcacacacacacacacacacacacacaatctaTAGCATATCTGCGACATCAatttttttacacaacttttgaACATATTTTTGTGGAGCCTATTATATAATGTATTTTATACTTTTTACCTTTCAAAATAGCATTCATAAATCTTTTTCGtgaaaaattagacaaaaaataaGGAGGGAATATACAACTAGAGAGAAGATTTCTATATAGGCTTTCTACCAGGTATTCACCAGCCTACCAACAATATATAATAAGTTTACTAAACATCGTATTCATCAAGTGAATTATGGTTCTAATTTTCTCCAAGCAAGAATTTAAAAGTCCAAGTTTACCAGATAATAGTATTAAGCAAACAATAATTGACTATAATTTCAATCGAGACTTGCCTTATTAACACGTGGAACTTTTCTGGCAACCGATACTAGCAAGTTGCTAGTAGCAACTTTTCTGGCAACCTATAtgaggagaaaattttcattgtattAGGAAtacaagtggtacaccacgtgttctaataaaaatagtgagaaattttattttttaagttattaattttttaacacatatatcttactatttatataatgacacgtaaTGTACCACCCCGTGtacggtcacattgaaaaatatctCCTATACGAGGAGTAGGAGCCGCGCCCTTCATCGTTGAAATGTCTGAAGCCTGTCGTCAGTACGTGCTCGAGTGCTCGAGTGCTCGATCGAGGGCTGACGTACTGGCTGTTGTGGTTGTTGACCTATTTTACCTGGAAGACCTAACCTGAATGAACAGCCACTATAAAAGCATCATGCAGCATTGCATGTTTTCATATCCATCACTTTTCTTTCCACAAGCTAGTTCTTGTAACAGATTACCAAagtttagggtttaattatttaGTGAAATGGGTTCCTTAGCACCCCCCAAGCTTCCTACTATCAACTTCTCAGCCGAAGGCTTGAAGCCCGGATCAAGTTCTTGGTTGTCCACCGCCAAACAAGTCCGGTACGCACTCGAAGAATACGGCTCTTTCGTGGCACAGTATGATCAAATTTCTCCAGAACTTCAAAACAACATCTTTGGCCAGGCCGCAGATCTGTTTGAGGTTCCCGTAGAAAACAAAGTAAAGAATGTTGGTGAGCAACCGTATCATGGGTATATTGGTCCAAACCCCTTCATGCCACTCTATGAAAGCTTGTGCATCGATAATGTGACATCTCCCCAGGCAACTCACAAGTTCAAAAATCTGATGTGGCCTGCTGGCAAGAAAAACTTCTGGTAAGTTGGTAACTTCTATTTCTTATGTATCATTTATACATGAGTATTggcatgcattatttatttgttgtttaTACGaactttttttgttgttgttttggtgCAGTGAAACTACAGATTCATTTGGGCAGTTATTAGGAGATTTGGAACGAACAGTGGGACAAATGTTATTCGACAGCTTTGGGGTAGGAAACGAGTACGAGTCTGTCGCTAATTGCAACAGTCACCTCCTTAGATTCATCAAATATGAGGTGCCGGAGGACACTGACACTACGTTAAGGTTTCCAATGCATACAGACAATAGCTTCACAACCATAGTTGTTCAGCACGATGTTAGTGGGTTGGAGGTTAAAACAAAGGAAGGTGATTGGATTAATATTGAGTCTGTGCCTTCACAGTTCTTATTCATGGCAGCCGATGGATTGCAGGTGAGTCCAAACTTAAAAAACATGGTGGTTCCACACTTCACGAATAATGTATCTTCATATATAAATTTTGTACCAAAAAATCTCATCATAGCACAATATAATGAGTACAGCAAAGACAGATATTTAATGATATGTTAGTAGTAAATTACTAATCATAGTTTATTCGATTTGGATTTAGATGTGGAGCAATGACAGAATAAAAGCTTGCCAACACCGAGTGAAGCATTGCGGAGACAAGACGAGATACTCTCTCGGTCTGTTTACATTCAACAATGGAGTCTTACAAGTACCAAAAGAACTAGTGGACGATGAGCACCCACTGCTCTATAATCCATGTGATAGTCGTGGCTATACACGATTTCATGCTTCGGCAGAGTCCAAGAAGGCAGCGTCTCGTATCAAAGCTTATTGCGGTATCAAAGTTGAAAACTAGCCAAGACTTGAGGGCGGCTCAAATTTATGATTGTCCTATGCGATATGCGCATTCTAAATGTTTTTGTAACTTTATTTTGACCGTAAGAGTATGGATGTATGTTTGTTGATTTCGACATGAATGAAGAGGGACTGAAAATAaagatatatattttcttttgatatcaATCAACGACTTAAGGATTTCGCAAATACCGTTTCATTACAATAGAAGAAAGCAATTAAACCTATGCACTTTGGTACAAATTTGTTACCAACCCCTTTCCTgacatttaataatttaaaccACTAACGCTAtcgtttgtaaaaataaaaaaataaaaaaataaaaaatgcaacaTATGCCTAATTGTTAAAGATGTCACTGATTTTAAACAGATTCTCTCGTAATTAAtagtaaaatagaaaaaataccCCCACAATTTTAGTTTTCtacaaaaacatttcaaaaattCATCTTTTATCCCCTTATCAATAGGAGAAAATACAAGTAGGAATTCATCTTTTATCCCCTTATCAATAGGAGAAAATACAtgttttttcgaattttagttttatacaaaaacatttcaaaaattCATCTTTTATCCCCTTATC
This region includes:
- the LOC137730164 gene encoding deoxypodophyllotoxin synthase-like, with protein sequence MGSLAPPKLPTINFSAEGLKPGSSSWLSTAKQVRYALEEYGSFVAQYDQISPELQNNIFGQAADLFEVPVENKVKNVGEQPYHGYIGPNPFMPLYESLCIDNVTSPQATHKFKNLMWPAGKKNFCETTDSFGQLLGDLERTVGQMLFDSFGVGNEYESVANCNSHLLRFIKYEVPEDTDTTLRFPMHTDNSFTTIVVQHDVSGLEVKTKEGDWINIESVPSQFLFMAADGLQMWSNDRIKACQHRVKHCGDKTRYSLGLFTFNNGVLQVPKELVDDEHPLLYNPCDSRGYTRFHASAESKKAASRIKAYCGIKVEN